One Diospyros lotus cultivar Yz01 chromosome 1, ASM1463336v1, whole genome shotgun sequence genomic window carries:
- the LOC127789330 gene encoding uncharacterized protein LOC127789330 isoform X1, with the protein MGGTGDRTANLSHTFKYLFATQFLSRVIPFIFNSWIVRHLTEQDYALFAVQFHLFVTCVLFFSREGFRRACMRADIKCDGASLGENAAKLLKVAWMTVPFGIVITVAACILVFWWKELSYSDPYAQAILINGLACILELLAEPLYILSQNMLFLRLRLIAETAATFSRCITTYILIVKQPDLEKGIVFALSQAAYGACLFISYWGYHLFFHVFNHSDLFPFRAGYIMDYDKPLSDMCILFTLQSIQKLILQEGEKFVLVWLDTPYNQAVYGLVDKLGSLVVRLVFLPFEESSYTTFARLASAEGSPKSSKLQSCLTDALKLVLLIGLVVMAFGPSYSYSLIRLLYGEKWSDGEASSALRYYCIYVIVLAINGTSEAFLHAVATENQLKRSNDSLVVFSLIYIIMNVLLIQSAGAVGLIVANSLNMIFRIIYSAVFIKHYFKDSAPFSFLSCLPSGWAVLLFSGIATRISEKIFLDQLNFWPTFLIHFSVGLTCFCISSLVIYHHERPFINKIIRFREHAD; encoded by the exons CTTTTTGCTGTACAATTCCACTTGTTTGTCACTtgtgttttgttcttcagtCGAGAGGGTTTCCGGAGAGCATGCATGAGAGCAGACATCAAATG TGATGGTGCTTCACTAGGAGAAAATGCAGCAAAGCTTTTGAAGGTAGCCTGGATGACTGTCCCATTTGGAATAGTTATTACAGTTGCAGCATGCATACTTGTCTTCTGGTGGAAAGAATTAAGTTATTCTGATCCTTATGCCCAAGCAATCTTGATTAATG GTCTTGCATGCATTTTGGAGCTATTGGCAGAACCCTTGTATATTCTTTCCCAGAATATGCTTTTTCTCAGACTGCGGTTAATAGCAGAGACTGCGGCTACTTTTTCTCGCTGTATAACAACCTACATCCTCATTGTCAAGCAACCTGACTTG GAGAAAGGGATTGTATTTGCTTTGTCACAAGCTGCATATGGAGCTTGCTTATTCATAAGTTATTGGGGCTACCACCTCTTTTTTCATGTATTTAACCATTCTGACCTTTTCCCTTTCAG AGCAGGATATATCATGGATTATGATAAACCACTCTCAGACATGTGTATATTGTTTACTCTTCAATCGATTCAAAAATTAATCCTTCAAGAAGGAGAAAAGTTTGTTCTTGTATGGTTGGATACACCATATAATCAAGCAGTATATGGTCTTGTTGATAAATTAG GGAGCCTGGTGGTGAGGTTGGTTTTTCTTCCCTTCGAAGAAAGTTCATATACCACTTTTGCAAGATTGGCATCAG CGGAAGGTTCACCCAAAAGCTCAAAGTTACAAAGTTGTCTGACTGATGCTCTCAAGCTGGTTTTGTTAATTG GGCTTGTGGTTATGGCATTTGGTCCAAGCTATTCGTACTCTCTCATCAGATTATTATATGGCGAGAAGTGGAGTGATGGTGAAGCATCATCTGCCCTCCGATATTATTGCATTTACGTCATTGTTTTAGCTATTAATG GGACATCTGAGGCATTTCTTCATGCAGTTGCAACAGAGAACCAACTCAAGCGTTCAAATGACTCCTTGGTTGTATTTTCATTGATCTACATTATAATGAATGTCTTGCTGATACAATCAGCTGGTGCTGTTGGATTAATTGTTGCAAATTCCTTGA ATATGATTTTTAGGATTATTTATTCGGCGGTATTCATCAAGCATTATTTTAAG GATTCAGCCCCGTTTTCCTTTCTTAGTTGCTTACCTTCTGGTTGGGCAGTTTTGTTGTTTTCTGGGATAGCCACTCGAATTTCTGAGAAAATATTTCTGGATCAACTGAACTTCTGGCCAACATTTCTCATCCATTTCTCTGTCGGATTAACTTGCTTCTGTATATCATCCTTAGTAAT CTATCATCATGAGAGGCCTTTTATCAACAAAATCATACGCTTCCGTGAGCATGCTGACTGA
- the LOC127789330 gene encoding uncharacterized protein LOC127789330 isoform X2: MRADIKCDGASLGENAAKLLKVAWMTVPFGIVITVAACILVFWWKELSYSDPYAQAILINGLACILELLAEPLYILSQNMLFLRLRLIAETAATFSRCITTYILIVKQPDLEKGIVFALSQAAYGACLFISYWGYHLFFHVFNHSDLFPFRAGYIMDYDKPLSDMCILFTLQSIQKLILQEGEKFVLVWLDTPYNQAVYGLVDKLGSLVVRLVFLPFEESSYTTFARLASAEGSPKSSKLQSCLTDALKLVLLIGLVVMAFGPSYSYSLIRLLYGEKWSDGEASSALRYYCIYVIVLAINGTSEAFLHAVATENQLKRSNDSLVVFSLIYIIMNVLLIQSAGAVGLIVANSLNMIFRIIYSAVFIKHYFKDSAPFSFLSCLPSGWAVLLFSGIATRISEKIFLDQLNFWPTFLIHFSVGLTCFCISSLVIYHHERPFINKIIRFREHAD, from the exons ATGAGAGCAGACATCAAATG TGATGGTGCTTCACTAGGAGAAAATGCAGCAAAGCTTTTGAAGGTAGCCTGGATGACTGTCCCATTTGGAATAGTTATTACAGTTGCAGCATGCATACTTGTCTTCTGGTGGAAAGAATTAAGTTATTCTGATCCTTATGCCCAAGCAATCTTGATTAATG GTCTTGCATGCATTTTGGAGCTATTGGCAGAACCCTTGTATATTCTTTCCCAGAATATGCTTTTTCTCAGACTGCGGTTAATAGCAGAGACTGCGGCTACTTTTTCTCGCTGTATAACAACCTACATCCTCATTGTCAAGCAACCTGACTTG GAGAAAGGGATTGTATTTGCTTTGTCACAAGCTGCATATGGAGCTTGCTTATTCATAAGTTATTGGGGCTACCACCTCTTTTTTCATGTATTTAACCATTCTGACCTTTTCCCTTTCAG AGCAGGATATATCATGGATTATGATAAACCACTCTCAGACATGTGTATATTGTTTACTCTTCAATCGATTCAAAAATTAATCCTTCAAGAAGGAGAAAAGTTTGTTCTTGTATGGTTGGATACACCATATAATCAAGCAGTATATGGTCTTGTTGATAAATTAG GGAGCCTGGTGGTGAGGTTGGTTTTTCTTCCCTTCGAAGAAAGTTCATATACCACTTTTGCAAGATTGGCATCAG CGGAAGGTTCACCCAAAAGCTCAAAGTTACAAAGTTGTCTGACTGATGCTCTCAAGCTGGTTTTGTTAATTG GGCTTGTGGTTATGGCATTTGGTCCAAGCTATTCGTACTCTCTCATCAGATTATTATATGGCGAGAAGTGGAGTGATGGTGAAGCATCATCTGCCCTCCGATATTATTGCATTTACGTCATTGTTTTAGCTATTAATG GGACATCTGAGGCATTTCTTCATGCAGTTGCAACAGAGAACCAACTCAAGCGTTCAAATGACTCCTTGGTTGTATTTTCATTGATCTACATTATAATGAATGTCTTGCTGATACAATCAGCTGGTGCTGTTGGATTAATTGTTGCAAATTCCTTGA ATATGATTTTTAGGATTATTTATTCGGCGGTATTCATCAAGCATTATTTTAAG GATTCAGCCCCGTTTTCCTTTCTTAGTTGCTTACCTTCTGGTTGGGCAGTTTTGTTGTTTTCTGGGATAGCCACTCGAATTTCTGAGAAAATATTTCTGGATCAACTGAACTTCTGGCCAACATTTCTCATCCATTTCTCTGTCGGATTAACTTGCTTCTGTATATCATCCTTAGTAAT CTATCATCATGAGAGGCCTTTTATCAACAAAATCATACGCTTCCGTGAGCATGCTGACTGA